From Nocardia sp. XZ_19_385, the proteins below share one genomic window:
- a CDS encoding methyltransferase domain-containing protein, with the protein MNESTTHSANPADEVGILLTNPRSYLIFRSVFMLGRSTSLNRKLAVLSGVRPGNRVADIGCGPGDLVRHLAQRTGAEGSVTGVDPSPEMIAYSTTHSAHLPNCTFELAPAQQLPLPDASLDVLTCTFVMHHIPEAHRPAAVAQMFRVLRPGGRILLADTHPRGLVLPALIRAMGRSAGRKTHDHAAIGPDADPVAAVDIRRYRDLLRQTGFRDIEFTAVRPITGALLAVKPD; encoded by the coding sequence ATGAACGAATCCACGACGCACTCCGCGAACCCTGCCGACGAGGTCGGCATCCTGCTCACCAATCCGCGCAGCTACCTGATCTTCCGCTCGGTGTTCATGCTCGGCCGCAGCACCTCGCTCAACCGTAAATTGGCGGTCCTGAGCGGTGTACGGCCGGGCAACCGTGTGGCCGACATCGGTTGCGGGCCGGGCGATCTGGTACGTCACCTCGCCCAGCGCACCGGTGCCGAAGGATCGGTGACCGGCGTAGATCCTTCCCCGGAGATGATCGCCTACTCGACCACTCACTCCGCGCACCTGCCCAACTGCACCTTCGAACTCGCTCCGGCCCAGCAACTCCCACTGCCCGATGCCAGTCTCGACGTGCTGACCTGCACCTTCGTCATGCATCACATCCCGGAAGCGCATCGGCCCGCCGCGGTGGCCCAGATGTTTCGGGTGCTGCGGCCCGGCGGCCGAATCCTGCTCGCCGACACCCATCCGCGCGGCCTCGTCCTGCCGGCACTGATCCGCGCGATGGGCCGCTCGGCCGGGCGCAAGACCCACGATCACGCCGCGATCGGCCCGGACGCCGATCCGGTGGCCGCGGTCGACATCCGCCGCTACCGGGACCTGCTGCGGCAGACCGGCTTCCGGGACATCGAGTTCACCGCGGTACGGCCGATCACCGGTGCCCTGCTCGCCGTCAAACCGGACTAG